Genomic segment of Streptomyces roseifaciens:
CCACCGCCAACGAGGTGCGCGACATCGAGAGCCTCCGCCTGGCGCTCGGCGAGGAGAAGCTGTCGGCGTGGGCGAACTCGTACGGCACGTACGTCGGAGCGGTCTACGCGCAGAAGTACCCGGAGCACACGGACCGCTGGGTGCTGGACAGCAGCGGGGACCCGGACCCGGGCCGCGTCGCGCGCGGTTGGCTGGCGAACATGTCGGCCGCCGCGGACGACCGCTTCCCGGACTTCGCCCGCTGGGCGGCCGCGCCCGAGCGGGACGCGAAGCACCGGGTCGCCGGGCGCGCCGAGGACGTGCGGCCGTTGTTCCTCTCCCTCGCGAAGCGGCTCGACGGGGTTCCGGAGCGGTCGGCGGACGGCAAGGGGCAGCTCACCGGCAACCGCCTGCGCATGGCGATGCAGCAGGCGCTGTACTCCGACGCGGCCTTCGAGCAGTTCGCCGCGCTGGTCGTCACGGCCCGGGACGCGGGCGACAAGCCGGTCCCGTACGACCTCCCGTCCGTCTCGTCGGCCGATGCGACGGTGAACATGGCGGTCGTCTGCAACGACGTGCGCTGGCCGCGCTCGGTCCCGGAGTACGCGCGTGACGTCCGTACCGACCGCATCCGGCACCCCCTCACCGCCGGGATGCCCGTCAGCGTGACGCCCTGCGCGTTCTGGAAGGACCGGCCTGCCGACAAGCCCACCCGCATCACCTCCGACGGGCCGTCCAACATCCTGATGGTGCAGAGCCTCCGCGACCCCGCCACGCCGTACCGCGGTGCCCTGAAGATGCGCGAGGCCTTCGGCGAGCGCGCCCGGCTGGTCGGCGTCGACGCGGGAGGTCACGGCGTCTACCTCGGCAACGCCACGCGTGCGGGCGAGGACGACAAGCGGGCCGGCGCCTGCGCCGACCGTGCCGTGACCACGTTCCTCACGACCGGACAGCGCCCGGCTTCCGACACGCTCTGCACCACCGCCGGGACGGAATCCAGGTAGCGCGGCGCTGCAGCGTGTTCCGTTTCCCCGACTGCCTCGGCGTCACCCTGCGCGCCATCCGCCGCAACATCGACCGGCGGCGCGGGCGGGCTGCACGTACGGATCTGCACGGACGGCTGCACGGACGGATCTGTACGGACGGATCTGCACGTACGGGCTCAGTTCGTGGCGCGCAGGGTGCGGCGTGCGGTTTCGCGGAGGTGGTCGAGAACCTCGGGGTCGGCGTCGAGGGCGTAGTCGGTGTCGAGGCCGGCGAGGGTCTGGGCGATGCGGGGGAGGCTGTCGTCGGAGGCGTCGACACGGCAGGACGTCTCGTCGACGGGCTGGATACGGGTGGCCAGGTAGCGGGTGCGGGCGCGGATGCGGTCGGCGGGGGCGTGGACGGTGGCGACGGCGCGGTAGCGGGTCGGCGCGGCTGACAGCCGGCCGGCGACGAAGGCGGCGGGGTCGGCGCCGGGGATCTCGCGCGGTGGAACCCGCCGGCCGGTGGGTACGGGGTCGGTGATGCGGTCGAGGCGGAAGATGCGCCAGTCGTCCCTGCCGGTGTCGTGGGCGAGGAGGTACCACAGCCCTCCGGAGTCGACCAGGTGACAGGGCTCGGCCCGGCGCGAGGTCGTCGTACCGTGGCGATCGGCGTAGTCGAAGGTGATGATCTCGTGGTCGCGGCAGGCGACCGCCAGGGCAGCCAGGAGAGCCGGGTCGGCGCGCGGCCCGCGGGACTCCCACGTGATGCCGGCCAGGGAGGTCTGCAGGGCGGTGACCTGGCCGCGCAGGCGGCGGGGCAGCACCTGCTCCAGCTTGGCCAGGGCCCGTAGCGCACTCTCCTCGATGCCGGTCAGACCACCTGCGGCGGTGCGCAGGGCCACCGTGACGGCGACGGCTTCGGCGTCATCGAGGAGGAGGGGTGGCAGGCCGTTGCCGGAGGACAGGCGGTAGCCGCCGGTGTGCCCGCGGGAGCTGTCGACCGGGTAGCCCAATTCGCGCAGGCGATCGATGTCGCGGCGGAGCGTCCGCACGGTGACGCCCAGGCGGCCGGCGAGGTCGGCGCCGGACCATTCGCGCCGGGTCTGCAGCAGGGACAGCAGCCGCAGGGTGCGGGCGGTCATGTCGCTCGTCATGCTTTCCACTCTGCCCGCGTCAAAGGACACAGGCTGTCCTGAAGTCCTCCTAGTGTGGATACGTCCGCAGGAACAAAACGGGAGGTTTCCTATGAAAATCGCTGTTCTCGGTACGGGTGGCGGCGCACGCGCCCACATCGCCAAGCTCGCCGAGCTCGGGCACGAGGTCCACGTCGGCACCCGCGACCCGAAAGCCACCCTCGCGCGCACCGAGCCCGACATGATGGGCACCCCGCCGTTCGGGTCCTGGCTCGCCGGGCACCCCGGCATCGAGCTGCACACCTTCGCGGATGCCGCCGACCGGGCGGAGCTGGTCATCAACGGCATCGACGGTCACAACGCGGTGGCCGCCCTGTCGGCCGCCGCCCAGCAGCTGGCGGGCAAGACGCTCGTCGACTACGCGGTGCCGTTCATCTACAACCCCGAGATCGAGCACCCCTGGCCCACCCCCTGGGGCGTGATGCCCACGCTCGACCCGTGCGACAGCGACAGCCTCGCCGAGCAGATCCAGCGCGCGCTGCCGGACACGAAGGTCGTCAAGGCCTTCGTCACCCAGGAGCAGGCCACCGTCGTCGACCCGAAGGCCGTCGGCGGCGGCGAGCACACCATGTTCATCGCCAGCGAGAACGCCGACGCGAAGCAGACCGTCACCGATCTGCTCACCGCCTACGGCTGGAGCGACATCCTCGACCTCGGCCCCCTCGTCGCCGCCCGCGGCATGGAGATGTACGCCCACATGCACTCCGCCATCGGCTTCGCCCTGGGCTTCGGCACCCACTTCGGCATCAAAGTCGTCCGCTGAAAGCCGACTGCTGAAAGCCGACCGCTGACGCTGCGAAAGGAAACTCCCAGATGACCAGCCGCACCCACACCCACACCCGCACCGCGCCCCTGTCCGGCAAGATCATGTGCCAGGCGATGTGGGCCCGCGACGGCAGGGAGCTCGCCGAGTTCTACGCCACCGCCCTGGGCACGAAGGTGACGCAGTCCTTCCCGAACGAGGAGGGCGCCGAGGTCGCCTTCGCCTTCCGCGTGAACGGGGCGATGTACCTCTTCTACACGTCCCCCTCCTTCACCGCTCCCGACTGGCCGGAGCAGGAGCTGCCCTTCCACATGGACCTCGTGTTCGACGACGTCCGGGCAGCCGAGAAGCAGCTGCTGGAGATGGGCGCCACCAAGCCCGGCCACCAGCCCGGCGGAAAGCACTGGACCGTCCTCCTGGACCCCTCCGGACAGCCCTTCTGCATCCACGGCACCCACTGACGCCACAGCCCTTCCGGATGAGCGTGACGCAGCCGCCGGCACCGGGTTCGGCTTCGGTGCGACCCGGAGTCAGTCCCGGGCGGTGGGCCGGACGACGCTCTCGTTCACGTCGACGGCCGGCGGCTGCTCCTCGCCGGTCACGCGCCTGGTATTCCTCGAACCTGCGGCCCGGGACGTCCTGGTCGACTGGGACGCGTCGTCGTCGCCGGGACCGGCACATTGCAGACCTGCTGCAGGTTTCCTCACGACCGGTCGGCCACGCTGTTCCCCTCCCGCCGGGGAACCGCACGGCAAGGCGCACTCACCGCCGGGGCCACGGCGCTCCCATCGACCGGAAAGGCAGGCACCACGTGACACCTTCGCGACCTCGCATACGAAGAGGACGGGCCGCCCTGGTGACGGGCGTTGTCGGCGCTGCACTCACTCTCGGACTGTCTGCGGTGCCGCTGGCCACCGCGACCCCTGCTTCGGCGGCCACGCCGAGCGACTGCAGCCATTCCTGGGGCGACTACAGCGACGTCAAGACCACCATCGTCGGCACCAACGTCAACTACCGGACCGGCCCCCACACCTCGTGCCGCGCGGTCGGCGCCTGGAGCAACAGGGCCATCTACCTGCACTGCTGGGACAAGGGCGACACCGTGGCCGGCAACAACAAGTGGTGGCACGTCCGACGCGCCGGCACGCAGGAGATGGGCTGGGTGTCCGACGAGTACGTGTACGGCTACCACGACACGGACTGGGCGCGGTGCTGACCGTTCACCCTCTGCCGGTGCTCCGGCCGCGTGCGCTGCGCGTGGCCGGAGCACCACGGCCTGGCGTCAGGCGGTGGTCCAGTCGCGCAACCGGCGCGCGATCCGTGCCGCTCCGAGCGTGCCCGACGCCGCTTCCCGGACGAGTGCCACCGCTTCCTTCGGCCTGTAGTCGAGGCTATGCCCGTTCAGGGAGAGGAAGGCCTCGGTCGCATGCCAGGCGAACGCCTCGTTCGAGTGCTCCAGACACGGCATCCGTATGAGGCTGTGCAGCAGGGCCCCGGCCTTGAGGTGCTGGGAGCCGTAGACGTCCCGGTCCATCGCCCGGGCGTACATGCGGGCCACGGCACCGAACAGCGGCCCGTAGTCGTCGACTTGAGGGTCGCCGGGCAGCAGCCCTGCAGCGTGGAGCAGGAAGGGGACGTCGATCCGGAGAGGCGGCTGCTGCTCGCTCACGCGGCGTGCCCCTGCCCTTCCGCCTCGAGGGCGCGACGGGCCTGCTGCTCGGCGGCACGCTGTTCCGGCGTCGGATCGGCTCCGCCCGCCTCGGCGGCGAACGCCTCACCGCTGCGGTCCACCGAAGCCCCGAAGGCCTCCAGAAACCTCGCCTCGACGGCCGTGGCCCGCTCATAAGCAGCCGAGAGGATGTACTCCTGCATGCTCACCCCCGCCTCCTTCGCAGCAGCCGCGATGGCCGCTCGCTGCTCCGGGTCGGGGAAACGCAAGCTCATAGCTTTCGGATCAGCCATGGTGTCGACGGTACCAGCGATACCGCAACCTCCACAGAGTCACACGCCCGCCACCCCCTGCCTCCAGCACACCTCCCCAGCGCCCCAGCTCACCACCATGTACGTCTCACCGGGCCCGGGCGGCCTCGTCCACGACCGCGTCCTGAAACGGTGCAGCCGGCAGGCCGACGACAACGCGAAGCGGGGCAGCGAGACCCCGAATTCAGCGGCGATGGCCTCCAGCGCCCGGCGCTCGCCCGACAACCACGCGTCGCTGTCCCCCGCACGGGTGAAGAAGAGATCCGGGTCGAGCGTCGGCGGTATGTGCCCGTTGCGCACGACCTCTGCCGCGCAGGCCGTGAAGGCGTACATCTCGGCGCCGTTCTCCGCCACGGACAGATGGAAGGCAGGAGGGCTGCAGGACTCGGCGCGACTGCTCCACACGACGACGGCCCGCGTGCCCGCAGCCGCTGCGGCAGCCGGAGAGACGAAGCGCTTCTTGTCGAAGGCATGCGCCTCGCCGTCGAATGCGAAGCTCCATCCGGCGCCCGCCCGCCCCACGGACACCATCGGCTTGTCGTCATATGACGATCTCTCCCCCCGGCTGTGCAAGAGATCGTGTACATCCCATTGGGTCATCGGCTCGTGCAGGACGCCCTCCCCGTCGGCGCCGATGTGCCCGGGCAGCTCTGCCGGCTCCACACCTTCCACCAGGACGAAGCGGTACCCCCCGCTGCGGCCGTCTCCCTCCCCGTCCGCCAGCCAGGCCAGCCCGCCGGGGTCCAGCGCTTCCGCTACAGGGCCGGAACCGACCACCCCTTCGGGCCCTCGCGGTACCGCCAGCAACTCCCGCCTGCGTTCCGGGGTCATCAGGGGACCGAGGAGGGAATCCTCCAGCAACCCGAAGGGCACGAGGTGGTCGGCGCCCAGCGGCTGCCACCGGGGGAGGGCGGCGACGATCGTGCGCCACGCCGTATCCGTGTCGCCCCAGCGAGCCTGTTCCCGAGCCTCTTCGATGGCTGCGCCGAACGGTCCGGGCGCGGCGTAGGAGAAGGACGGCTTCTTGCGCCAGAGCGGCCCGACGAGCCATGCGCGCGCGTCGTACGCGTCGTGCCCGGAGGCCGCACGAGCCGGTGCAGGCGGGAACTCCTGGGCCCGCACCGCGGCGGACATTCCCGGTCCCCCGCGGAAGTGCGAGCTCTCGTCCAGAACGTGCCGGATCTGCCCGAGGAGCACCCCCGCCCGGGGCCTGCCGAAAGCATCCGGCTCCACGAGCGCGGCCTCGGCCGACTCGTAATCCCCTGCCAGAGCCATGTGCCAGGCCTCCTCCACGACCGCGTCCAGAGCCCGGGTCGTGGCGTTGACGAACTCCCTCTCCTCGTGCGCTTGAGCCCGCAAGTAGTGGAACTCGCGGTACATGGCCTCCATGTACGCGCGGAATGACTCGTACCGCTGTGGGGGAGCGGCTGTCCACACTTTGTGGCAGTACACGGCCCATTCGCCGTTGCCGGTCACGTCCTGCGGGTCCATGAGGATGTACGTGGCGTCGGACTCCACGTCCAGTTGCAGGGCGCGACTCCACATGCCGGCCTGCGCGATCTCCTCGGGCGACGAGCCCTCGACGAGTTCCTCCCGGAAGAACTCGCCAAAACCGGCTTCGTCCTCGTACCAGCGGGCGTGTGCCGTCCCGGCGAGGAGCCTGACGAAACCACCGGCGTTCCGCCACCCGTCACTGATCTCCAGGAACGCTCGGTACGACGGCGGGAGCCGGCACCCGAGCCGCTCCTCCGCCGCCGCGATGTGCGCCGCAGAGGCGGGAGCGAAGCCGAGCCGGCGCTCCTGCAGTGCCTTCCCGTCCGGGATCTCCTCGTCGGATCCGCACGCGTCCGCCCACTCCTCGCTCCACTGCTCAAGAAAGGGACGCCAGTTGAAGGAGGCATCAGAGGCTGCTTCAGTCATGACCGTGATGCTCGCACCAGGCACTGACATCGCCTGCGGGGGCTATGGCGAGTACGCCTCGCGCCGCGTACTCAGGCGGGTCGGTGCCCGCTGCCGGCATTCTCGGCAGCGGGACGGGGGAGCGGTGACCGGGGGAGCAGATCCAGGCCGCCCGTTCACGCTCACGGTCGGGTGCCAGGGAACCGGCTCCGTCCAGGTCACGTTCACCTCCCAGTACGGGGATACGAACCCGGTGTCTTTTGCGGTGGACTGCACGGGCGAAGGAAAGCCCGGTGTGGGATCGAAGGTTTTCGACGGTGAGCAGGGCCGCTCCTTCGGCGTTCGCGTCAGCACCTCGTCGCCGGCGATCCGCTGGGGTTTGGGTTTGACGGCCACCCAGGCGCCGAATGATCCCGGGCCCGACGGGCGGTGGATGCGGGGGCGTCGTCGCGGCGTGTTCCGGCTGCCCATCGTGTTGCCGGCGACAGTGCGGTCGAAGCCGCCAGGAACAGTCCGCCGAGCAGTACCCAGCCCAGGGCTCCCAGCCCCGTCAGCAGCCCTGTGAGCACGAGGGGGCCGAGGGTGCGGGCGATCGTGGTGCCGGTGCCGAAGAAGCCCTGGTACTCGCCGATACGTCCTGGCGGTGCCAGGTCGAATCCGATCTGCCAGGAGCCGGCCGACTGAAGCATCTCGGCGGCCACCAGAAGCACCGAGCCGGCGACCAGCACGGCGACCGCGGCCGCAGGCGACTGCCCGGCCGAGAAGGCGAAGACCACACAGGTTGCGAGGGCAAGCACGCCGGACCGGCGGATGGCCCGCGTGGCCGTGGCCAGTCCGCGCACCGAGCGGGCGGTACGGACCTGAAAGAGCATCACCGCACCGGTGTTGAAGACGAACAGCACGGAGACCAGCCACTCGGGGGCGTCGGTGCGTTCCGTGGTCCACAGCGGCAGACCGAGACTGAGCAAGGGCATCCGGAGCAGCAGCACGGCATTGAGGAGCGTGACGACGGCGTACGGCCGGTCCCGTAGGACCGCGAACCCTGCACCACGGGTGACGGTCACGGGCGCGACGGCCGGCAGCCGCGAGAGCAGGAACGCGCACAGGAGAAAGCTCGCAGCATCGGCTGCGAAGACTGTCCGGTACGCCGACCCGGTCCCGTAGGAGACCGCGAGCCCGCCGAGCGCGGCGCCCAGGGCGAGACCCGCGTTGAGCGTCGACTGCAGGTGGGCGAGCAGGCCGGTGCGCTCCTGCTCGGAGACCAGACCTGCCAGTAGCGCCTGCCGGGCGGCCGCCAGCCCCGACTGCGCGATCGCATAGAGGCAGGCGGCGACGAGGAACGGCAGGAAGCCCCGCACGACGAGGAAGGAAGCCACCGCGGCGCCGGTCGCGAGGGCGAGCAGCACGGCCGTGCCGCGCGGTCCGCGCCGGTCCGCGACCCTGCCGAGCGGTACCCCGACGACCGAGCCGACGGCCCAGGCCACGGTGAGTCCGAGCCCGATCCTGGCGGGCGCCAGACCGACGACGTGGGTGAAGTAGAGGGCGGAGGTTACGTAGTAGGCGCCGTCACCGACCGAGTTGCTCAACTGTGCGAGGGCGAGCGTGCGTTGCGGTCCGACGGGAGGGAGGAGACGGGGCATGGCTTGACAGTACGTAGACATTGGCGCGGTGAAGTAGGCCAATTGGACGCCATGTTTATGGGCCACTGTGCAGGTTTACCCGTTCCATCCGTTCCCCCGGTCACCCGTTCGCGAGGACCTCGTGTGCGAGCGCCAGCAGGTCCGGGATGGCCGGGTGTCCCGGACCCTCACGCCAGGCGAGGACGACGGGGACGGCCGGCGCGTCCGCGAGGGTGCGGTAGACCAGCGAAGGGTGCATGTGATTGCTCGGGGTCGCCGAGGTGGAGACCCCTACGGCGCGGCCTGCAGCGATCGCGATGAGCCACTCGTCGGTGTTGGTCACCTCGATGGTCGCCACGGGGCGGGCTGCCGGTGGCCACAGGTCCATGGTCGTGGTGCCGGAGACGGTGTTGAGGGCGATCGGGTAACCGGCGAGGTCCGCCAGGGTGACCCGGGGGAGAGTTGCCAGCGGGCTGTCCGCCGGCATGACCACCACTCGCTCCTCCGACAACAACAGCTCCGTGCGGAGCCCGGCCGAGGTGACGGCACCGCCGCGCAGCAGGGCCGCGTCGACCTTGCCCTGCGTGAGACCCGCCGTGCGGTCGTCGACGCGGAGCAGTTCGAGGGGGATGCCGGGGTGCGTCTCGTCCCAGCGGCGCAGCAACGGAATGGTGTGGTCGCCGAGCGCCGCCCAGGTGTGGCCGAGGCGCAGGGGCCAGCTGCGCAGCCGGCCGGGGTCGAGGGCGATGTCGACGGCGGCGAGGGCGGCGGCCGCCTTGTCGCGGAAGGTACGGCCTTCGGCGGTCAGCTCGAGGTGATGCGTGGAGCGGTCGACGAGGCGGGCTCCGAGGTGGTCCTCGAGCTGGCGCAGGGTGCGGGAGAGTGCAGGCTGGCTCAGATGGAGGCGCGCGGCGGCGCGGGTGACGTTGCCCGCCTCGGCGATGGCGAGGAAGGCACGCAGGTGCCGCAGCTCGATGGTCATGCCGCAGGAGCATAACCGCAGGCGATCAGGCATTTCACGCCGCGTGTCCGACTCCCTAGCGTGGACGGCATGACATCGACGGTGCAGAACCCATCCGCGACGACGGCCGCGCCCCTCGTCACCCGTCACGCCGCAGGACGCGGCAGCCTCGGCGGCGTCGGCCTGGTGCTGGCCGGGGCGGTGACCGGCCAGTTCGGCTCGGCCTTCGCCGCCTTGCTGTTCCCCCGGGCCGGTGCGCTCGGCGCCGTCGCACTGCGGGTGACGTTCGCCGCGTTGCTGCTGCTGGTCATCACCAGGCCCCGGCTGCGTGGCTACTCGCGCACCGACTGGTCGGTGGCCGTCGGGTTCGGCCTGGCTCTCGGCGGC
This window contains:
- a CDS encoding LysR family transcriptional regulator, with product MPDRLRLCSCGMTIELRHLRAFLAIAEAGNVTRAAARLHLSQPALSRTLRQLEDHLGARLVDRSTHHLELTAEGRTFRDKAAAALAAVDIALDPGRLRSWPLRLGHTWAALGDHTIPLLRRWDETHPGIPLELLRVDDRTAGLTQGKVDAALLRGGAVTSAGLRTELLLSEERVVVMPADSPLATLPRVTLADLAGYPIALNTVSGTTTMDLWPPAARPVATIEVTNTDEWLIAIAAGRAVGVSTSATPSNHMHPSLVYRTLADAPAVPVVLAWREGPGHPAIPDLLALAHEVLANG
- a CDS encoding NADPH-dependent F420 reductase, whose product is MKIAVLGTGGGARAHIAKLAELGHEVHVGTRDPKATLARTEPDMMGTPPFGSWLAGHPGIELHTFADAADRAELVINGIDGHNAVAALSAAAQQLAGKTLVDYAVPFIYNPEIEHPWPTPWGVMPTLDPCDSDSLAEQIQRALPDTKVVKAFVTQEQATVVDPKAVGGGEHTMFIASENADAKQTVTDLLTAYGWSDILDLGPLVAARGMEMYAHMHSAIGFALGFGTHFGIKVVR
- a CDS encoding helix-turn-helix transcriptional regulator; the encoded protein is MTSDMTARTLRLLSLLQTRREWSGADLAGRLGVTVRTLRRDIDRLRELGYPVDSSRGHTGGYRLSSGNGLPPLLLDDAEAVAVTVALRTAAGGLTGIEESALRALAKLEQVLPRRLRGQVTALQTSLAGITWESRGPRADPALLAALAVACRDHEIITFDYADRHGTTTSRRAEPCHLVDSGGLWYLLAHDTGRDDWRIFRLDRITDPVPTGRRVPPREIPGADPAAFVAGRLSAAPTRYRAVATVHAPADRIRARTRYLATRIQPVDETSCRVDASDDSLPRIAQTLAGLDTDYALDADPEVLDHLRETARRTLRATN
- a CDS encoding DUF1778 domain-containing protein, translating into MADPKAMSLRFPDPEQRAAIAAAAKEAGVSMQEYILSAAYERATAVEARFLEAFGASVDRSGEAFAAEAGGADPTPEQRAAEQQARRALEAEGQGHAA
- a CDS encoding SMI1/KNR4 family protein; translation: MTEAASDASFNWRPFLEQWSEEWADACGSDEEIPDGKALQERRLGFAPASAAHIAAAEERLGCRLPPSYRAFLEISDGWRNAGGFVRLLAGTAHARWYEDEAGFGEFFREELVEGSSPEEIAQAGMWSRALQLDVESDATYILMDPQDVTGNGEWAVYCHKVWTAAPPQRYESFRAYMEAMYREFHYLRAQAHEEREFVNATTRALDAVVEEAWHMALAGDYESAEAALVEPDAFGRPRAGVLLGQIRHVLDESSHFRGGPGMSAAVRAQEFPPAPARAASGHDAYDARAWLVGPLWRKKPSFSYAAPGPFGAAIEEAREQARWGDTDTAWRTIVAALPRWQPLGADHLVPFGLLEDSLLGPLMTPERRRELLAVPRGPEGVVGSGPVAEALDPGGLAWLADGEGDGRSGGYRFVLVEGVEPAELPGHIGADGEGVLHEPMTQWDVHDLLHSRGERSSYDDKPMVSVGRAGAGWSFAFDGEAHAFDKKRFVSPAAAAAAGTRAVVVWSSRAESCSPPAFHLSVAENGAEMYAFTACAAEVVRNGHIPPTLDPDLFFTRAGDSDAWLSGERRALEAIAAEFGVSLPRFALSSACRLHRFRTRSWTRPPGPGETYMVVSWGAGEVCWRQGVAGV
- a CDS encoding alpha/beta hydrolase, giving the protein MALTTSKVSTKRKALLFTLATATVATAVAASPATASATAGPGTPKAGTTGSATPGLDWHDCQTGLDGTAGSTPNGTPDGTECATLAVPLDYGKPSGRTVDIAVSRIRSDKPTARRGTLLVIPGGPGSSGVDRLAKKGQALRKETGGAYDLVSFDPRGVGDSTRADCKLEADDLEPAHLRSWPGADGDIGGSVARSRRIAEACARNGGEVMRSLTTANEVRDIESLRLALGEEKLSAWANSYGTYVGAVYAQKYPEHTDRWVLDSSGDPDPGRVARGWLANMSAAADDRFPDFARWAAAPERDAKHRVAGRAEDVRPLFLSLAKRLDGVPERSADGKGQLTGNRLRMAMQQALYSDAAFEQFAALVVTARDAGDKPVPYDLPSVSSADATVNMAVVCNDVRWPRSVPEYARDVRTDRIRHPLTAGMPVSVTPCAFWKDRPADKPTRITSDGPSNILMVQSLRDPATPYRGALKMREAFGERARLVGVDAGGHGVYLGNATRAGEDDKRAGACADRAVTTFLTTGQRPASDTLCTTAGTESR
- a CDS encoding VOC family protein; this encodes MTSRTHTHTRTAPLSGKIMCQAMWARDGRELAEFYATALGTKVTQSFPNEEGAEVAFAFRVNGAMYLFYTSPSFTAPDWPEQELPFHMDLVFDDVRAAEKQLLEMGATKPGHQPGGKHWTVLLDPSGQPFCIHGTH
- a CDS encoding MFS transporter, which codes for MPRLLPPVGPQRTLALAQLSNSVGDGAYYVTSALYFTHVVGLAPARIGLGLTVAWAVGSVVGVPLGRVADRRGPRGTAVLLALATGAAVASFLVVRGFLPFLVAACLYAIAQSGLAAARQALLAGLVSEQERTGLLAHLQSTLNAGLALGAALGGLAVSYGTGSAYRTVFAADAASFLLCAFLLSRLPAVAPVTVTRGAGFAVLRDRPYAVVTLLNAVLLLRMPLLSLGLPLWTTERTDAPEWLVSVLFVFNTGAVMLFQVRTARSVRGLATATRAIRRSGVLALATCVVFAFSAGQSPAAAVAVLVAGSVLLVAAEMLQSAGSWQIGFDLAPPGRIGEYQGFFGTGTTIARTLGPLVLTGLLTGLGALGWVLLGGLFLAASTALSPATRWAAGTRRDDAPASTARRARDHSAPGWPSNPNPSGSPATRC